One Coprobacter fastidiosus genomic window, CTCTTATTATAAAGAGCTGATTCCGTCTGAAAAGATGCACTACGTAGAAACTTACAATGCCTCAGAAGGATTCTTTGCCGTACAAAACAGTTTTGACGAACAGGGAATGCTGTTGTTACTCGATATAGGTGTGTTTTTTGAATTTATTCCTTTATCGGAAGTCGGGAAAAAAGATCCGGTCGTACTACCGATTTGGGAAATAGAAAAGGGCCAGAATTATGCATTGGTTATTACGACCAACAGCGGACTATGGCGATACCAGATAGGCGATACGGTAAAAGTAACATCGACCGATCCTGCAAAAATCATTATCTCCGGACGGACAAAACATTTTATCAACGCTTTCGGAGAAGAACTAATGGTAGATAACGCAGAAAAAGGTTTGGCAAAAACTTGTGAACAAACAGGAGCAATTATCTCAAATTACAGTGCCGCACCGGTATTCATGTCGAACAAAAGCCGAGGTCGCCATCAATGGTTGATCGAATTCGAAAAAGAACCGGAGTCATTAGAACAGTTCGCCGACATTCTCGATGCGACATTACAGAGCCTTAATTCGGACTATGAGGCTAAACGATACAAAGGTATCTTCCTTGACCGGCTTGAAATAATAAAAGCCCGTCCCGGACTATTCCATGACTGGTTGAAAGATAAAGGGAAATTGGGCGGACAACACAAAATTCCACGCCTCAGCAATAGCCGTGAGCATATAGAAGATATGCTAAAAATGAACCACTGAGTTTTTACAAATGACCTGATAATATTTTTTTATCGGGAAATTTAGATAAGTTCTGAAAATCAAAATTTTATAAACAAAAAAGCGGTTATCATCAAAATTACAGATAACCGCTTTTTGTTTATATAAGATTTACTTGCAGAACTTCATCGCTTGATAATCTTTACAGACTTTTGTTCAGTACCGTTACTTAATACAACGATATAAAATCCTGAAGCAAGATTTTCTACACCAATATCATTGATACCCAATTCTATATTTTTATTGATCACAACATGACCATCAAGTCCCACCATAATCATGTTCCACATATTTTCTGTTCCATTATCGATAAATAAATTACCATCTACAACAGTATTCAAGACTTTCAACTTATCAATCGTCTGCTCTTCTATGCCATCAACTCCACCATCATATTCCAAGAACACATCTATATCTACATATTGTGACAGAATATCCATTTTTGATAGTTGAACTGTTTTCTCTAAAGTTTCATATCCAGTAGCCTCTACCCTATAAGTAAGGCTATTTCCGGAAACAGGAATAAGAGTTTGGACCTGTCCTTGACGATTCGACCGATAAGCCTCTCCATTAATCGTCACTTTTGCATTCTTAATATAACCTGCATATCTATCTCGGATACTCATCGATACCGTATAATCGGTCTGCGGAATTTCCAGATCTAAAGTAACATCAACGACCTCGCCAGCCTTAACGGTAACTGCTTTCTTCTCCGACGAATGCATATCAAAGCCGTTATCATCACTACCCGATGCGATAAAGCTATACTCTTTGCCGCTTTCAAGCCATACCATGACTTCTTCACCATAAAGGTCAACCGTCTGCCCATCAGGATATATACAAAATATATCATCTACCGAAATTCCTTCAGGAGCAGTAGTATATACCCGTACAGTACCATAATTTCCGAGATCAATTTCTACATTACGATTATTATCATCTATCTCGACTTTCTGTTCATGATAAAATGCCCCTCTACTGTCATCTTTACTAATAGCAAAAATATAAGAACCGTTCGGCAAAGAAAATTGAACCGGCTCTTCTTGACCGGGATAGAAACTGAAATTGAACAAATCCATTCCATTTTCACTTTTTACCTCATACGAAAGATATTCCGATTTAATAGATTCCGGCATATTTTTTACACTAAAAAAGACCGGTTTGCTTATACCTTCGGCACAATCTACAGTTATAGTCTTTTTCTCATCTCCTTTGGAAATGGCAAACGAACCCTTTGACTGCAAATCACTATTATTACTTATCAACACATAATTATATTCGCCCGGAGAAAACATCTCTTTAGAAGACATATCCCCAATGTATAAATCGCGCACCAAGGTAGCATTGTGAAATATCTTTATATACGGATAATTTTCTTCAGGCTTATTTATAACATCAAAAAATACTTGTGTATAATTTTGTTCATCAAAAACAATATCTAACCTATCTGTCGTATTTGCTTCAAAAACATCATTCTTAACAGGGAATTTATAGCCTGAGCAAGTCGGATTGATACTATAACTGAATTGTCCGTCTGCCGGCAGATACATCTCATGAGCCACAACTCCCTCTCCGGATAAAGACTCATAATATTCATCTTGATTCGACTCATAAGCCTTCATAATTGACAATGCAACAGACTGAAGACCTATTCCGGATATGTTGAATATCACTTTCTTATAGTCATCAAACCCATATTTTACATCAATATCTTTTCCGGATACGGTAAACTCTACGATAGAGTCATCGCTCCCCAAATAGTTATTATAGGAAGCATCTACCCCGAAATAATAAGATCCATCCAACAAATAGGCTCTCCCTATTCCTTCGTCATCGGTATCAAGCTCCATATCCAAATCCGCATTCGTTGACGGAATAACATCAATAGAAGCTCCTGCCAAAGGCTTTTTTTCGACTCCTGTAACATGGAATGTTACCAAATGCATCTTCTCCATGTCGATGTCTATAATCTCTTCTACATCTCTATTATCCACAGTCAAATAATGCTCAGTCGTCATTACGGCAGCATCATCAAATGTAATCTCAGGTTCATAGGTATATTTCCCGGATTTACACCATGTTGCATTATCAACCATATTAGTATAAATATGACTTCCTCCGGGGAATGATGACCCGCTATCGTCTTCCGAAGAATAAATATAATCAACATAAAGAGACATTCTCTTATCTTTTGCTTTTATTTGTACATAATGATATTGAGAAAAATCTACTTTGAAATTAGCTTCTGTTATCGATTCAAGATTTTCAATAAAGCCTTCCAATTCACACACAATACGGTTATCGGGAGTTCCTATTGTAAAATTTACTATATCATCACCGAAATAACAACGTATTTTGCCTACATAACTTTTTGTAGAATTATCCCATACAAATGGCTCGACAACTTCTTTATGACAGGATATATTCAATGAAGAAGGATCAAAATGCTCTGAATCAGGAGATATAATACTAACTCGTGTCGGCAACGTTTTATATTCAACTCCTTCCTGAGCATAATTCTGTACTGCCAATAACAAACAGAAAAAAGATAGTAACAATTTTTTCATAAATATACGATTTTAAAAAAGTGACCCATTTATTTGTCATAAATACAACAAAAGCAAAATTATCGAAAATAACAGCAATTCAACGCTATTTCCATAAATAGTTTCAGAAATATGCAATATTATATTAAATACAGAAATATTTATATCACAATATATTAGTACATCTAAGCACCCATCTAAAGAAGTGATCAGCCTGCCCAATTTTCTCTATCGAGATTCCGGTAATTGATCGCTTCGGCAATATGCACCGACAGCACATTCTCACTCCCTGCCAAATCGGCAATAGTACGAGCAACCTTGAGAATACGGTCATACGCCCGTGCCGACAGGCCGAAACGTTTCATGGCGTCTTTTAACCGTTCTTTACCAAGTTCATCGGGCTGGGCAAAACGGTTCAATAATTTTGTATTCATTTGCGCATTGCAATACACCCCCGGAATATCTTTAAACCGTTCTGCTTGAATATCACGTGCTCGTATTACTCTTTCCCTGATTACGGCACTGGGTTCTCCCGGACGGCTATCCGCCATTTTCTCAAAAGGAACCGGAACAATCTCAATTTGTATGTCTATACGATCAAGTAACGGTCCGGAAATACGATTCAAATATTTCAGAACACTGCCGGGAGGACAAATACATTTTTTCTCAGGATGATTGTAATATCCGCACGGGCAAGGATTCATCGAAGCTACCAACATCAAACTGGCCGGATATTCGATCGAATATTTTGCTCGGGAAATAGTTATTTTACGATCCTCCAACGGCTGACGCATCACCTCAAGAACCTGCCTTGAAAATTCAGGTAGTTCATCCAAAAATAAGACTCCGTTATGAGCTAACGAAATTTCGCCGGGCTGAGGGAAAGCTCCTCCTCCGACAAGAGCTACACTCGATATAGTATGATGCGGAGCTCTGAAAGGACGTTGAGACAACAAAGAACTCCCCCGCTCCATCTTTCCCGCCACCGAATGTATTTTAGTCGTTTCCAATGCTTCCTGCAAAGTCAATGGGGGCATAATAGAAGCTATCCGCTTCGCCATCATCGATTTTCCTGCTCCCGGAGGGCCTATCATAATCAAATTATGACCACCGGCGGCAGCGACCTCAAAAGCTCGCTTAACATTTTCTTGCCCTTTTACATCTTCAAAATCGAGATCAAATTCACATTGCTGTTGATAAAACTCTTTTCGAGTATCGATTACAGTAGGAGACAAAACTCTCTCATCATTAAAAAATTCGATCACTTCACGGATATTCCCGACACCGTAAACATCGAGATTATTTACGACAGCCGCCTCTTTTACATTCGCTTGCGGAACGATGAGCCCTTTAAATCCGTCTTCTCTCGCCTTGATTGCAATAGGCAAAGCCCCCTTTATCGGAAGAATAGAACCGTCCAAAGACAGTTCTCCCATAATCATATACTGTGACAGCTTATCGGGTTTGATCAATTCGGCAGAAGCCAAAATACCGACAGCCAACGGCAAATCATACGCAGAACCCTCTTTCCGAATATCGGCAGGAGCCATATTTATAACAATCTGGCGACGAGGAAATTTATAACCATTATGTTGAACAGCCGAGACAATACGTTCATGGCTTTCCTTTACAGCCGCATCAGGAAGTCCAACCAGAAAAAAACGGATTCCTTGCGTACAATTCACCTCGATCGTTACGACCAAAGCATCTATTCCCTGCACAGCAGCACCAAAAACCTTTATCAACATGATCCGAGATTTAACCTTTTTCCTTAACAGATTCCAGACTATCTATTCGGGAAACCATTTTATCTATATATTTTTTAAGTTCATCTCCTTCCAACCCGACTTTTTCCAAGCGTCCGGTCTTATCAAGAATCATCGTATATGGAATTCTGGAAATGCCTAAATTCCGTGTCGAAGAAGCATTCCACTCTTCAGGCTGAATCAACTGAGTCCATTCAAGAGAGTCGTTTTTTATCCGGTTTCTCCAGCTTTCCTTATCTATATCGAGAGAAATATTTACGACCCTGACTTTATCGTCTTTATATTTAGAATAAATTTCTCTTATATTTTTCATCTCCTCCCGACTTGCCGGATCATAAGATGCCCACCAAGTCACTACTGTCGGAATATCTCGAAAAGTATTTGTCGAAACCGACTCTCCTTTTTTATTTTTCAAAACAGAATAAGGGAAAATCTTTCCTACCGATACTCTCCGTACCTGCTCTATAAAAAGATCTATTTTTGCCAACAACGAAGCCGGTTTTGCTTCAGAAGGCATGATGCGCAACAAAGAATCACACAATTCTACCGTATTCTCATTTAAAAGATATTCATACATGAGAATTATAGAAGCCGGAGAAGCCGGTTTTGCAGAAATCTCGGATTCGGCATCTCTACAAATTTCATTTTCTAATTTTTTCAGATCATCAAAATAAGCAGAATCTTTTTCCCGGGTATAATATTCTTTCCGCTTTTCGGCAATCCTTTGCAATAATGCACCATTCCGTTGATTAAAATCCGTAACGGCCTGGTATGCTTCATTCCCTTTTATCCGAATCTCAAAAGGTCTCTGTACGTCCCCCTCTAAAGAGATGTGATCTCCGTTTTTTACAAATAACTGCATCAACGGGGTATAATCTTCTGTATACAACTGCAAAGAAGTCAACATCTCACTTTCTCCCGTCAGCTCGAATTTACCCGACTGTACCCTGATCGTATCCATTTTAAGCTCTTTCTTATACCTTTCGTGTACGGCATATAAATACTGACCCTCCAAATGAGAAAGATTTCCTTTTACAATATACTTATCTCCAGAACTACATGCCGTCAAGAACAAGAAAAAGGAGAGAAAAAATATGATTATATTTTTCATATATTCATTTATATTGATGACTATCTGCAAATTTACTTTTTTTGTCAACAGCAACAAAAAAAGTCTGTTCAAAGATATACTCGAACAGACTTTCCTCTTATTTTTCTTAGAGACCGTCTAAACCATCAAAGACCGAATGCTTCCTTAACCGCATCCACATAGTCCAACTTTTCCCAAGTAAAAAGCTCTACTTCTCTAACAACCGGCTTCGGGAAGTATTTTGAAGAAAAAGTCTTGACTACCGTACAAGGCTTACGTCCCATATGACCATAAGCTGCCGTTTCTTCATAAATAGGATTTCGCAATTTCAAACGTTTTTCTATGGCTTTAGGACGCATATCAAAAATAGCGCCTATTCGAGATGCGATTTCGGCGTCACTCAATGCCACATGAGATTTACCGTAAGTATTTACATAAATACTTACCGGCTGAGCAACACCGATCGCATAAGAAACCTGAACAAGAACCTCATCGGATACACCTGCCGCTACGAGATTTTTGGCGATATGACGGGCTGCATACGCTGCAGAACGATCGACTTTCGAAGGATCTTTTCCTGAAAAAGCACCGCCGCCATGTCCGCCTTTACCTCCGTAAGTATCTACAATAATCTTCCGACCCGTAAGTCCGGTATCCCCGTGAGGACCGCCAATCACGAATTTTCCCGTAGGATTTACATGCAGAATCAACTTATCGTCGAAAAGAGCTTTCAAACGTTCGGGAAGTTTGGCTATTACACGGGGAATCAAGATGTTCTTTACATCTTCAAAAATTATCGATAGCATCTTTTCATCAGCAACCATCTGTGCTTCATGAGTTTGCTCTGTCGGTACTATGAATTCATCATGTTGCGTAGAGATCACAATCGTATGAACCCGGACAGGGACATTATCCTCATTATATTCTATCGTCACCTGAGATTTAGAATCGGGACGCAAATAGGTCATCTCTTTTCCCTCCCGACGAATCGCAGCCAGCTCGATCAACAAGAGATGAGAAAGATCTAATGAAAGCGGCATATAATTGTCCGTTTCATTAGAGGCATATCCGAACATCATCCCTTGATCTCCAGCCCCTTGATTCATTTCATCTTCACGTTCTACCCCACGGTTTATATCTGCAGATTGTTCATGTATCGCAGAAAAAACACCGCAAGAGTCTCCGTCAAATTTATATGCGCTTTTTGTATATCCGATACGGTTTATTACCCGACGGGCAACATCCATCAGATCGACATAAGCATCAGATTTTACTTCTCCGGCAAGTACTACTTGTCCTGTAGTCACCAATGTTTCGCAAGCTACTTTCGAGTTGGAATCATACGCCAAAAACTCATCAAGCAAAGCATCCGATATCTGATCGGCTACTTTATCGGGGTGTCCTTCAGACACCGATTCCGAGGTGAATAAATAGTTCATCTGTTTTTAATTTTAATTTATGCACAACCGTGCTCCATAAAAATATTTATTAAAAAACGGGGAAGGAAATGAATTAAAGCCGGATTCCGTACAACATGGCAGGTCACGCAGTTTTAGCATTTTTTTGTGTGGTTGCAAGCAGCCAAATCCTTCCACATTTATTTCGCGGCAAAGATAATGCATTTCCGGCATATAAAAAAGAGTTCCGGGATTTATTGATCACAGAACTCTTTTTTATATCGGTTACAGTCTTGACAATATCTTATTTACTGCCGGGATATGTACATTTTTGCTGTTCTTCATCGGGCAAGAACGGGAACATTCTCTCTAACGGAGACGATACCATCTTACCGTTTTTATCCATCGAAGAAGCGGATTTAGGGAACAACGTTTGTTCCGGGTCCATCGTAATTTCACAAATCATGACTCCCGGAGAAGCTAATACTTCCGCGATTGTATCTTTTAATACTTTCCCTTCTTCATGTATGCGGACAAAAGGTATTCCGTAAGCTCCGGCAATTTTTGCCATATCGGGACATATCACCCCGCTCTGCGGATTACTTCCCGTATATTTTTTATTAAAAAACGACTTCTGTGTAGTTTTTATCGCCAGATAACCTTCATTTTCCAACACAAATATTTTCACCGGAAGATTAAATGTCAGTAACGTCTGCAATTCCTGAATATTCATCTGAATGCTTCCGTCTCCGGTAATCAGTATAGTCCGCCCCCATTTATTGGCAGCGGCAGCACCTATGGCTGCAGGCAAATCATATCCCATAGCAGCACAACCCTGATTGGCAAATACCCTGACTCCCTTGTTTACGTGCATCGCCTGATAAGTAGAGGTATAAGCCGTGCCATTACCCGTAACGACAACATCTCCGCTTTT contains:
- a CDS encoding T9SS type A sorting domain-containing protein, encoding MKKLLLSFFCLLLAVQNYAQEGVEYKTLPTRVSIISPDSEHFDPSSLNISCHKEVVEPFVWDNSTKSYVGKIRCYFGDDIVNFTIGTPDNRIVCELEGFIENLESITEANFKVDFSQYHYVQIKAKDKRMSLYVDYIYSSEDDSGSSFPGGSHIYTNMVDNATWCKSGKYTYEPEITFDDAAVMTTEHYLTVDNRDVEEIIDIDMEKMHLVTFHVTGVEKKPLAGASIDVIPSTNADLDMELDTDDEGIGRAYLLDGSYYFGVDASYNNYLGSDDSIVEFTVSGKDIDVKYGFDDYKKVIFNISGIGLQSVALSIMKAYESNQDEYYESLSGEGVVAHEMYLPADGQFSYSINPTCSGYKFPVKNDVFEANTTDRLDIVFDEQNYTQVFFDVINKPEENYPYIKIFHNATLVRDLYIGDMSSKEMFSPGEYNYVLISNNSDLQSKGSFAISKGDEKKTITVDCAEGISKPVFFSVKNMPESIKSEYLSYEVKSENGMDLFNFSFYPGQEEPVQFSLPNGSYIFAISKDDSRGAFYHEQKVEIDDNNRNVEIDLGNYGTVRVYTTAPEGISVDDIFCIYPDGQTVDLYGEEVMVWLESGKEYSFIASGSDDNGFDMHSSEKKAVTVKAGEVVDVTLDLEIPQTDYTVSMSIRDRYAGYIKNAKVTINGEAYRSNRQGQVQTLIPVSGNSLTYRVEATGYETLEKTVQLSKMDILSQYVDIDVFLEYDGGVDGIEEQTIDKLKVLNTVVDGNLFIDNGTENMWNMIMVGLDGHVVINKNIELGINDIGVENLASGFYIVVLSNGTEQKSVKIIKR
- a CDS encoding YifB family Mg chelatase-like AAA ATPase, whose product is MLIKVFGAAVQGIDALVVTIEVNCTQGIRFFLVGLPDAAVKESHERIVSAVQHNGYKFPRRQIVINMAPADIRKEGSAYDLPLAVGILASAELIKPDKLSQYMIMGELSLDGSILPIKGALPIAIKAREDGFKGLIVPQANVKEAAVVNNLDVYGVGNIREVIEFFNDERVLSPTVIDTRKEFYQQQCEFDLDFEDVKGQENVKRAFEVAAAGGHNLIMIGPPGAGKSMMAKRIASIMPPLTLQEALETTKIHSVAGKMERGSSLLSQRPFRAPHHTISSVALVGGGAFPQPGEISLAHNGVLFLDELPEFSRQVLEVMRQPLEDRKITISRAKYSIEYPASLMLVASMNPCPCGYYNHPEKKCICPPGSVLKYLNRISGPLLDRIDIQIEIVPVPFEKMADSRPGEPSAVIRERVIRARDIQAERFKDIPGVYCNAQMNTKLLNRFAQPDELGKERLKDAMKRFGLSARAYDRILKVARTIADLAGSENVLSVHIAEAINYRNLDRENWAG
- a CDS encoding TlpA disulfide reductase family protein, with translation MKNIIIFFLSFFLFLTACSSGDKYIVKGNLSHLEGQYLYAVHERYKKELKMDTIRVQSGKFELTGESEMLTSLQLYTEDYTPLMQLFVKNGDHISLEGDVQRPFEIRIKGNEAYQAVTDFNQRNGALLQRIAEKRKEYYTREKDSAYFDDLKKLENEICRDAESEISAKPASPASIILMYEYLLNENTVELCDSLLRIMPSEAKPASLLAKIDLFIEQVRRVSVGKIFPYSVLKNKKGESVSTNTFRDIPTVVTWWASYDPASREEMKNIREIYSKYKDDKVRVVNISLDIDKESWRNRIKNDSLEWTQLIQPEEWNASSTRNLGISRIPYTMILDKTGRLEKVGLEGDELKKYIDKMVSRIDSLESVKEKG
- the metK gene encoding methionine adenosyltransferase → MNYLFTSESVSEGHPDKVADQISDALLDEFLAYDSNSKVACETLVTTGQVVLAGEVKSDAYVDLMDVARRVINRIGYTKSAYKFDGDSCGVFSAIHEQSADINRGVEREDEMNQGAGDQGMMFGYASNETDNYMPLSLDLSHLLLIELAAIRREGKEMTYLRPDSKSQVTIEYNEDNVPVRVHTIVISTQHDEFIVPTEQTHEAQMVADEKMLSIIFEDVKNILIPRVIAKLPERLKALFDDKLILHVNPTGKFVIGGPHGDTGLTGRKIIVDTYGGKGGHGGGAFSGKDPSKVDRSAAYAARHIAKNLVAAGVSDEVLVQVSYAIGVAQPVSIYVNTYGKSHVALSDAEIASRIGAIFDMRPKAIEKRLKLRNPIYEETAAYGHMGRKPCTVVKTFSSKYFPKPVVREVELFTWEKLDYVDAVKEAFGL